Proteins encoded by one window of Kineosporia sp. NBRC 101731:
- a CDS encoding phage holin family protein: MQNILIKVLVNAVAIWVATAVVPGVSVSGDGASRTALTLLVVGAIFGVVNAIIKPVVKLFSLPFYILTLGLFAFVVNALMLELVAWLSDQLNISFTIDDFFWSAIGAAVVVTFVSMVLNLVLPDSD, encoded by the coding sequence ATGCAGAACATCTTGATCAAGGTTCTGGTGAATGCGGTGGCGATCTGGGTCGCCACCGCCGTGGTGCCAGGTGTGTCGGTGAGCGGCGACGGGGCGAGCCGCACCGCGCTGACGCTTCTCGTCGTCGGGGCGATCTTCGGTGTGGTGAATGCGATCATCAAACCGGTCGTGAAACTCTTTTCTTTGCCCTTCTACATCCTCACACTGGGATTGTTCGCCTTCGTCGTCAATGCCCTGATGCTGGAGCTCGTGGCCTGGCTGTCGGATCAGCTGAACATCTCGTTCACGATCGATGACTTCTTCTGGTCGGCCATCGGCGCAGCCGTGGTGGTGACGTTCGTGAGCATGGTGCTCAATCTGGTCCTTCCGGACAGTGACTGA
- a CDS encoding IucA/IucC family protein: MTLTGSSCEVVTRDEASAEAVTVVALLNCLVREVSAPGGNVVPDGADRVVITLEKTGQALSARLYRPMMNVSRGTLQPRFTGEVENNGIRLGWRELLVLVDAELTAITGETAGHLLRQIEASHQLIADALQHRKNQQFSPDVYLDLEQSLLAGHRYHPAPKARSGPADEVRQYAPELGARFQLRHLAVRSELVREIHLPGAPPDSDAAPAGYRRLPLHPWQYAILLRGDELPAALADGRAIDLGPSGPWMRPTSSVRTVAADDSEFVKLSLSVLITNCLRINPWHEVQAAVTLAGLLEPLRRELATRFPGTVMLRETSGLTADLGPGTTDQLGVIRREGLAGRLRPDVLAVPSAALAEPLPHPVVRQLLDRLAGDRARLLDWWQHYLGLLLPPVLHAYARHGVVFEAHLQNVVIGLDGDGQPVQLVLRDLEGVKLVRELRGEDLAAMPEPVRAHVGTPRNRGWDRVGYCLLANHVGGLISALADRAPDAEPALWAAVHDQLAEVEPFDELQAVLAGEPVPVKTNLLTRWRSAADRDSGYVPLYLPLGPVP, from the coding sequence ATGACCCTGACCGGTAGCAGCTGTGAGGTCGTCACCCGGGACGAGGCGAGCGCAGAGGCCGTCACCGTCGTCGCTCTGCTGAACTGCCTGGTGCGGGAGGTCTCCGCCCCGGGCGGCAACGTCGTGCCCGACGGGGCCGATCGGGTGGTCATCACGCTGGAGAAGACCGGTCAGGCCTTGAGTGCCCGGCTGTATCGGCCGATGATGAATGTTTCCCGTGGAACATTGCAGCCCCGGTTCACCGGCGAGGTCGAGAACAACGGGATCCGGCTCGGCTGGCGTGAGCTCCTGGTGCTGGTGGATGCGGAACTGACGGCGATCACCGGTGAGACTGCCGGTCACCTGCTGCGGCAGATCGAGGCGTCCCACCAGCTGATCGCCGATGCGCTCCAGCACCGGAAGAACCAGCAGTTCTCCCCGGACGTCTACCTCGACCTCGAGCAGTCACTCCTGGCCGGGCACCGCTACCACCCGGCTCCCAAGGCCCGTTCCGGCCCGGCGGACGAGGTACGGCAGTATGCGCCCGAGCTGGGCGCCCGCTTCCAGCTACGTCACCTGGCCGTACGGTCCGAATTGGTCCGCGAGATCCATCTTCCCGGCGCGCCTCCCGACAGTGACGCGGCCCCGGCCGGATACCGCCGGTTGCCACTGCACCCCTGGCAGTACGCGATCCTGCTGCGCGGCGACGAACTGCCCGCCGCGCTCGCGGACGGCCGGGCGATCGACCTGGGTCCGAGCGGGCCGTGGATGCGTCCCACCTCGTCGGTGCGCACGGTCGCCGCCGACGACTCGGAATTCGTGAAACTCAGCCTGAGCGTGCTGATCACCAACTGCCTGCGGATCAATCCGTGGCACGAGGTACAGGCCGCCGTCACCCTGGCCGGTCTGCTCGAGCCGTTGCGCCGCGAGCTGGCCACCCGGTTCCCGGGCACGGTGATGCTGCGGGAGACCTCAGGGCTGACGGCCGATCTGGGGCCGGGCACGACCGATCAGCTAGGGGTGATCCGGCGCGAGGGACTGGCCGGCCGGTTGCGCCCCGACGTGCTGGCGGTGCCCTCTGCGGCGCTGGCCGAGCCCTTGCCCCACCCAGTAGTGCGGCAGTTGCTCGATCGCCTGGCCGGTGACCGCGCCCGGCTGCTGGACTGGTGGCAGCACTACCTGGGGCTGCTGCTGCCGCCGGTGCTGCACGCGTACGCCCGGCACGGGGTGGTGTTCGAGGCGCACCTGCAGAACGTCGTGATCGGGCTCGACGGCGACGGTCAGCCCGTGCAGCTCGTCCTGCGGGACCTGGAGGGTGTGAAGCTGGTGCGGGAGCTGCGCGGCGAGGATCTGGCTGCGATGCCCGAGCCGGTGCGGGCTCACGTCGGCACTCCCCGGAACCGGGGCTGGGACCGGGTCGGCTACTGCCTGCTGGCCAACCACGTGGGTGGGCTGATCTCGGCGCTGGCCGACCGGGCCCCGGACGCCGAGCCGGCGCTGTGGGCGGCCGTGCACGACCAGTTGGCCGAGGTCGAGCCCTTCGACGAGCTGCAGGCCGTGCTGGCCGGTGAGCCGGTGCCGGTCAAGACCAATCTGCTCACCCGCTGGCGTTCCGCCGCCGACCGGGACAGCGGTTACGTGCCGCTCTACCTACCGCTGGGGCCTGTTCCGTAG
- a CDS encoding DUF5317 domain-containing protein: MLSVLAAVALLFPAALGGRFSNLALVRIAHRHRLLPGLLLQVAAIGLSGRVARNVLAGLHVFSYLVLATVLWANRRLPGAGFIASGAFLNGLTIAVNGGTLPASPSALRTAGLTPDENGFSNSAPVPSPVLWFFGDVFGIPADVPMANVFSVGDVIVLAGVAVAAFGICGTRWRPVTIEAS, from the coding sequence ATGCTGAGTGTGCTGGCCGCCGTTGCGCTGCTGTTCCCGGCAGCCCTCGGCGGTCGGTTCTCGAACCTGGCGCTGGTTCGCATCGCGCACCGGCACCGGCTCCTGCCCGGACTGCTGTTGCAGGTGGCTGCCATCGGCCTGTCGGGACGAGTGGCTCGGAACGTGCTGGCCGGGCTGCATGTGTTCAGCTACCTGGTGCTGGCCACCGTGCTGTGGGCCAACCGCCGACTGCCCGGCGCCGGGTTCATCGCGTCCGGCGCTTTTCTCAACGGGCTGACCATTGCGGTGAACGGCGGCACCCTGCCGGCCTCGCCCTCGGCCCTACGAACGGCCGGTCTGACGCCGGACGAGAACGGATTCAGCAATTCGGCGCCGGTCCCGTCACCGGTGCTGTGGTTCTTCGGTGACGTTTTCGGTATACCGGCAGACGTTCCGATGGCGAACGTGTTCAGTGTCGGTGACGTGATCGTCCTGGCCGGTGTGGCCGTGGCCGCGTTCGGTATCTGTGGAACGCGCTGGAGACCGGTGACGATCGAAGCATCGTGA
- a CDS encoding MDR family MFS transporter, which translates to MSTPTPPEPGAATALTHRQILVIISGLMMGMLLAALDLTIVSTSIRTISDDLDGLSVQAWVTTAYLITSTISTPLYGKLSDLYGRRPFFLTAISLFVVGSAMCGLAQDMYQLAAFRAFQGLGAGGLFSLALAIVGDIVPPRDRAKYQGYFLAVFGSSSVLGPLVGGFFAGTDTILWVSGWRWVFLINVPIGIIALTVVGRVLHIPHTRRDHRIDVPGAVALTVMLVPLLVVAEQGRIWGWTSGRSIACIAVGVIGFFTFVAAERRIGDDALIPIRLLGNRTFTIGSTLNFIIGVGMFGGLAALPLYLQIVKEHSPTESGLLMLPLTAGMMSGSILSGQFISRTGRYKIFPIAGSVLFSLGMFLYSTMNVDTSLVVVGCFALIFGLGLGFNMQTLVLAMQNSVPPRDMGVATSSATFFRQMGGTLGTAVFLSVLFGTVASNIMSKIQAAARDPDSAFSKALQDPAVAGDPANAPIVNLVKNHDSSGINIDDSSFLSRLDHDLARPVLEGFAQSMHLVFAIGAGVMVIAFVISWFLPEEKLRTESGLQARAAAE; encoded by the coding sequence ATGTCCACCCCGACGCCACCGGAGCCCGGTGCGGCCACTGCGCTCACGCACCGTCAGATCCTGGTGATCATCAGCGGGCTGATGATGGGTATGTTGCTGGCGGCTCTCGACCTGACGATCGTCTCGACGTCGATCCGCACGATCTCTGACGATCTCGACGGACTCAGCGTGCAGGCCTGGGTGACCACGGCGTACCTGATCACCTCGACGATCTCGACCCCGCTCTACGGAAAGCTGTCCGACCTCTACGGACGTCGTCCGTTCTTCCTCACCGCGATCTCACTCTTCGTGGTCGGCTCGGCGATGTGCGGTCTGGCGCAGGACATGTACCAGCTGGCGGCCTTCCGAGCCTTCCAGGGGCTGGGCGCGGGCGGCCTGTTCTCGCTGGCCCTGGCGATCGTCGGCGACATCGTCCCGCCCCGCGACCGGGCCAAGTACCAGGGCTACTTCCTGGCCGTTTTCGGCTCGTCCAGCGTGCTTGGCCCGCTCGTCGGTGGGTTCTTCGCGGGCACCGACACGATCCTCTGGGTCAGCGGCTGGCGCTGGGTCTTCCTCATCAACGTTCCCATCGGCATCATCGCGCTCACCGTGGTGGGACGCGTCCTGCACATCCCGCACACCCGCCGGGACCACCGCATCGACGTGCCCGGGGCCGTGGCCCTCACCGTGATGCTGGTGCCGCTGCTGGTCGTGGCCGAGCAGGGCCGCATCTGGGGCTGGACCAGTGGCCGCTCGATCGCCTGCATCGCGGTCGGGGTGATCGGGTTCTTCACCTTCGTGGCGGCCGAACGGCGTATCGGTGACGACGCCCTGATCCCGATCCGCCTACTGGGCAACCGCACCTTCACCATCGGCTCGACGCTGAACTTCATCATCGGTGTGGGGATGTTCGGTGGCCTGGCCGCGCTGCCGCTCTACCTGCAGATCGTGAAGGAGCACTCGCCGACCGAGTCGGGCCTGCTGATGCTGCCCCTGACCGCCGGAATGATGTCCGGCTCGATCCTGTCCGGGCAGTTCATCTCCAGGACCGGCCGCTACAAGATCTTCCCGATCGCCGGCTCGGTGCTCTTCTCCCTCGGCATGTTCCTGTACTCGACGATGAACGTGGACACGTCGTTGGTCGTGGTCGGCTGCTTCGCCCTGATCTTCGGCCTGGGCCTGGGCTTCAACATGCAGACCCTGGTGCTGGCCATGCAGAACTCGGTTCCTCCGCGCGACATGGGCGTCGCCACCTCGTCGGCCACCTTCTTCCGGCAGATGGGCGGCACCCTGGGCACCGCCGTGTTCCTGTCGGTGCTGTTCGGCACGGTCGCGAGCAACATCATGAGCAAGATCCAGGCGGCGGCGAGAGACCCGGACTCGGCATTCAGCAAGGCTCTGCAGGATCCGGCCGTGGCCGGCGATCCGGCCAACGCGCCGATCGTGAACCTGGTGAAGAACCACGACAGCAGCGGCATCAATATCGACGACTCGTCGTTCCTCAGCCGGCTGGACCACGATCTGGCCCGGCCTGTCCTCGAGGGCTTCGCCCAGTCCATGCACCTGGTCTTCGCCATCGGCGCCGGGGTGATGGTCATCGCGTTCGTGATCAGCTGGTTCCTGCCGGAGGAGAAGCTCCGCACGGAGTCGGGCCTCCAGGCCCGCGCCGCAGCGGAGTAG
- a CDS encoding M949_RS01915 family surface polysaccharide biosynthesis protein, which translates to MDDEQGPWWTRPPEPGRVRVRDEERDASSGSSGASSDDEGSDPYDTELYRPGADDPTRTYPPPPAPDNQPPAEMPPADFVAPQNAAVTMELPMLGDGTALDAYGLPAAPQAPPAEATPSGVAPAGPKPAKAPIRRVAAPEPPKPPVKPAKPRRSVPEDRNAYAPPQNGDIWATFSGPIPLPDEVLAQQGRAPQTAKPARPAPAPAPAPEPAGGGDKSPLQQFLTVQVPEARFVLIGVAGGLVVLLIVLVALLSGRGSSPDETPTAAPETTTPSTALSGSDPKGLSNVKRVTASRLLQRAGVSAGGQIVSAFSWQDTNGKNLAVTIKVPNSRGKTTLKVIQVARLETKDPQVLRSMTDPDLPQCKSGRAGGQAGFAKNGLKIRDLDSDGTAEVMAGWSSRCGGATTASEAKLALVSDGDKYIIRGSGVVGGQTGSTAPAPAADSWPTGYYNTVAKLYAQLFFPVTK; encoded by the coding sequence GTGGACGACGAGCAGGGGCCCTGGTGGACCCGCCCGCCGGAGCCCGGTCGAGTGCGGGTTCGCGACGAAGAGCGCGACGCCTCCTCCGGATCTTCCGGAGCGTCCTCGGACGACGAGGGGTCAGATCCGTACGACACGGAGCTCTATCGTCCCGGGGCGGACGATCCCACCCGCACCTATCCGCCACCTCCGGCACCGGACAACCAGCCGCCGGCCGAGATGCCGCCGGCCGACTTCGTCGCGCCGCAGAACGCTGCCGTGACGATGGAGTTGCCGATGCTCGGCGACGGCACGGCACTCGACGCCTACGGCCTTCCCGCGGCCCCGCAGGCTCCCCCGGCGGAGGCGACGCCTTCCGGCGTCGCACCGGCTGGTCCGAAGCCGGCCAAGGCGCCGATCCGGCGGGTGGCCGCGCCGGAGCCCCCGAAGCCGCCGGTGAAGCCCGCCAAGCCCCGGCGTTCGGTGCCCGAAGACCGCAACGCCTACGCCCCACCGCAGAACGGCGACATCTGGGCCACGTTCAGCGGCCCGATCCCCCTGCCCGACGAGGTACTGGCGCAGCAGGGCCGGGCCCCGCAGACCGCTAAGCCCGCCCGGCCGGCCCCTGCTCCCGCCCCGGCCCCGGAACCCGCGGGCGGTGGTGACAAGAGCCCCCTGCAGCAGTTCCTCACGGTGCAGGTGCCCGAGGCCCGTTTCGTACTCATCGGCGTGGCCGGTGGCCTCGTGGTGCTGCTCATCGTGCTGGTCGCGCTGCTCAGCGGCCGGGGCAGCAGTCCCGACGAGACGCCCACCGCAGCACCCGAGACCACCACCCCGAGCACCGCGCTCAGCGGTTCGGACCCGAAGGGCCTGTCGAACGTGAAGCGGGTGACCGCGTCGCGCCTGCTCCAGCGGGCGGGTGTCTCGGCCGGCGGCCAGATCGTGTCGGCGTTCTCCTGGCAGGACACCAACGGCAAGAACCTCGCCGTCACGATCAAGGTGCCGAACTCGCGGGGCAAGACCACGCTGAAGGTGATCCAGGTCGCCCGTCTGGAGACCAAAGACCCTCAGGTGCTGCGCTCCATGACCGACCCCGACCTGCCGCAGTGCAAGAGCGGCCGGGCCGGTGGACAGGCCGGGTTCGCCAAGAACGGCCTGAAGATCCGTGACCTGGACAGCGACGGCACCGCCGAGGTGATGGCGGGCTGGTCGTCACGTTGCGGCGGCGCCACCACGGCCAGCGAGGCCAAGCTGGCTCTGGTGAGCGACGGCGACAAGTACATCATCCGGGGTTCCGGGGTGGTGGGCGGCCAGACCGGCTCCACCGCACCCGCCCCGGCCGCGGACAGCTGGCCGACGGGCTACTACAACACCGTCGCCAAGCTCTACGCGCAGTTGTTCTTCCCGGTCACCAAGTAA
- a CDS encoding carbon-nitrogen family hydrolase, with translation MRVHVLQLAYGDDEPVAERVRRAAALVAGQSGADLVVLPELWAPTGFGYRGWAQAAESLRGPTVTAICEAAQQVGAYVHAGSIIESVTEDEPQGPQGRGRWNTSVLIGRDGLPMVSYRKVHRFGFAAGEPDLIEAGTELVTAGLSVAGGHVTAGLATCYDLRFPELFRGLTDQGAELFIVPAAWPAARVEHWRLLGRARAVENQAVMIQCNTAGTHAGTRMGGHSQVVAATGEVLAEAGADETVLVADIDLVAAAEYRSSFPVLADRRL, from the coding sequence ATGCGCGTACACGTGCTCCAGCTGGCCTACGGGGACGACGAACCGGTCGCCGAGCGGGTGCGTCGCGCCGCCGCGCTGGTGGCCGGGCAGTCCGGCGCCGATCTGGTGGTGCTGCCCGAGCTCTGGGCGCCGACCGGGTTCGGTTACCGGGGCTGGGCGCAGGCGGCCGAATCGCTGCGCGGCCCCACCGTCACGGCGATCTGCGAGGCGGCGCAGCAGGTGGGCGCCTATGTCCACGCCGGTTCGATCATCGAGTCGGTCACTGAGGACGAGCCTCAGGGCCCCCAGGGGCGGGGCCGGTGGAACACGTCGGTGCTGATCGGGCGGGACGGTCTGCCCATGGTCAGCTACCGCAAGGTGCACCGGTTCGGGTTCGCCGCGGGTGAGCCCGACCTGATCGAGGCCGGCACCGAGCTGGTGACGGCCGGGCTTTCGGTCGCCGGCGGGCACGTCACCGCCGGCCTGGCCACCTGCTACGACCTCCGCTTCCCCGAGCTGTTCCGCGGCCTGACCGATCAGGGGGCCGAGCTGTTCATCGTGCCCGCCGCCTGGCCCGCGGCCCGGGTCGAGCACTGGCGGCTGCTGGGACGGGCCCGCGCGGTGGAGAACCAGGCCGTCATGATTCAGTGCAATACGGCCGGCACCCACGCGGGCACCAGAATGGGCGGGCACAGTCAGGTGGTCGCGGCCACCGGTGAGGTGCTGGCCGAGGCCGGTGCCGACGAGACCGTACTGGTGGCAGACATCGACCTGGTCGCGGCGGCCGAGTACCGGTCGAGCTTCCCGGTCCTTGCCGACCGGCGACTGTGA
- a CDS encoding (2Fe-2S)-binding protein, translating into MISVNPVELLAERLRTLDPDRPHSYAAEHYSRVSQSGPWFTPREVIEAMLASDGPHHGYGPAVVGARLIGSLGYAAAGRLGIAIATTGQAYDVSPDSLMLRLDEDGLVEQIAVRSGRFAVLPDDPLVGAPGVEVVEDLAALVVWAAQGAHATLAPLIEQIHTSIRYGTVAMWNQVADSVLGPTTKSPLPAGGSQEAGRAAGQLFLDALVAQGAPIRRRGTVRIAENGAGQPILDPVRGMCCLFYRQGEEKCGSCPLVKS; encoded by the coding sequence GTGATCAGTGTCAACCCGGTGGAATTGCTGGCCGAGCGCCTGCGCACCCTCGACCCCGACCGCCCGCACTCGTACGCGGCCGAGCACTACTCCCGCGTTTCGCAGAGTGGCCCATGGTTCACACCGCGTGAGGTGATCGAGGCCATGCTGGCGTCGGACGGTCCGCACCACGGGTACGGCCCCGCCGTCGTCGGTGCGCGCCTGATCGGGAGCCTCGGATATGCGGCGGCCGGGCGTCTCGGCATCGCGATCGCCACCACCGGCCAGGCCTACGACGTCAGCCCCGACTCCCTGATGCTGCGCCTCGACGAGGACGGACTCGTGGAGCAGATCGCCGTCCGCTCCGGGCGCTTCGCCGTTCTGCCCGACGACCCGCTGGTCGGCGCTCCGGGTGTCGAGGTCGTCGAAGACCTGGCCGCGCTGGTCGTGTGGGCCGCCCAGGGCGCCCACGCCACCCTGGCCCCGCTGATCGAGCAGATCCACACGAGCATCCGGTACGGCACCGTCGCCATGTGGAACCAGGTCGCCGACTCCGTGCTCGGTCCGACCACCAAGAGCCCGCTGCCGGCCGGAGGCAGTCAGGAGGCCGGCCGGGCCGCCGGGCAGCTCTTCCTCGACGCCCTGGTGGCACAGGGAGCGCCGATCCGTCGGCGCGGCACCGTGCGCATCGCCGAGAACGGTGCCGGGCAGCCGATACTCGACCCGGTGCGGGGCATGTGCTGCCTCTTCTACCGTCAGGGCGAGGAGAAGTGCGGCAGCTGCCCTCTGGTCAAAAGCTGA
- a CDS encoding ATP-grasp domain-containing protein, whose product MAVVLLARNPTDSVTHGLLPAAHDLGLPLRVLTDDPQAHRDAYGVLSERLGHPEVVGCDVRDVRAVLATIEATGRPLGVVSNSDHLQVQTALIAHYLELPGKDWRSAQRARDKGLMRARLRSAGLDDTYCHRLVPESALPEEVSFPVVLKPAEGVASEDVVMVRDRAELVSRVDEVRRRRDGDLLLEGLLEGPLHTLETFGDGERLRVLGGWQTRVSPPPYFIEERLTWNPSPEPAVVKVVLGQLERLGAGFGACHTEFVLTGDGPRIVEVNDRLIGDHCDFAMARLTGEPLFHDLFRLLIGEPLKEPPAQPVRRAGVVHWVLVDRDGVLRSAPGEFTEQRGEYRLDYRPMKDVGSAVRVTGTNRDYLGSVTVTGPAPDGVEAVTGEFLAGGHWVIA is encoded by the coding sequence ATGGCTGTGGTTCTGCTTGCCCGTAATCCCACCGATTCCGTGACCCACGGGCTGCTTCCGGCCGCCCATGATCTGGGGCTCCCGCTGCGGGTGCTGACCGACGACCCGCAGGCTCACCGCGACGCCTACGGCGTCCTCAGTGAACGTCTGGGCCACCCCGAAGTGGTCGGTTGTGATGTGCGGGACGTCCGTGCGGTGCTGGCCACGATCGAGGCCACCGGCAGGCCCCTCGGCGTGGTCAGTAACAGCGATCACCTGCAGGTCCAGACCGCTCTGATCGCCCACTACCTGGAGCTGCCGGGCAAGGATTGGCGCTCGGCCCAGCGCGCCCGCGACAAGGGGCTGATGCGGGCCAGGCTGCGGTCGGCCGGGCTGGATGACACGTACTGCCACCGTCTCGTGCCGGAAAGCGCACTCCCGGAAGAAGTTTCTTTCCCGGTCGTGCTCAAACCCGCAGAAGGCGTCGCCAGTGAAGACGTCGTGATGGTGCGTGACCGCGCTGAACTGGTGAGCCGGGTCGATGAGGTGCGGCGCCGGCGCGATGGTGACCTGCTGCTGGAAGGGCTGCTCGAAGGCCCGCTGCACACGCTCGAGACCTTCGGTGACGGCGAGCGCCTGCGGGTGCTCGGTGGGTGGCAGACCCGGGTGTCGCCCCCGCCGTACTTCATCGAGGAGCGCCTGACCTGGAACCCCTCACCCGAACCGGCGGTGGTGAAGGTCGTGCTCGGGCAGCTCGAGCGGCTCGGCGCGGGTTTCGGGGCCTGTCACACGGAGTTCGTTCTCACCGGCGACGGCCCCCGGATCGTCGAGGTCAACGATCGGCTGATCGGCGATCACTGCGATTTCGCCATGGCCCGGCTGACCGGGGAGCCGCTGTTCCACGACCTGTTCCGCCTGCTGATCGGTGAGCCGTTGAAAGAGCCTCCGGCGCAACCGGTACGGCGGGCGGGGGTGGTGCACTGGGTGCTGGTTGACCGCGACGGAGTGCTGCGTTCGGCCCCGGGAGAGTTCACCGAGCAGCGGGGTGAGTACCGCCTGGACTACCGGCCGATGAAAGACGTCGGCAGTGCGGTGCGGGTGACCGGTACGAACCGCGACTACCTCGGTTCGGTCACCGTCACCGGGCCCGCTCCGGACGGTGTGGAGGCTGTGACCGGTGAATTCCTGGCCGGTGGACACTGGGTGATCGCGTGA
- a CDS encoding IucA/IucC family siderophore biosynthesis protein, with protein MRSGRRPAPAPVPGWERDLVLRLGTALLREDVAALRTRGQLLPAAGAKVAGRRQELRSSIGWTPRVEARERNTDLWLALNGLRMPVRVGSPSRGDLVSDLVMRESRVIRVSPTARTEATRLSAVVHVLESELLDGVAPALEAEYRTGFRALLAEARAAAAAAQVRRQYRPEVMGRLRVAWTGLAGENNVMAVPAEDPPVEDSGTVDAATARAWEITETLAAHRDHPIYPLSVARVGLRRADLRRWAPEHAPRFGLRWVCVPREHVRSSGELPGWWPGSTDVAFPVHPAMSKELLAEMLPVPWQPLAAPRLQARPTLSMRTVVPEADRSVHLKVPMPMRTLGRLNLRLVSHASLADGAVLTRSLRGLLERDEQFRDTVLTADETTWLHADNHLAVLVRRWPVMAEARVLPVAALTARGWDGRLLGDLLADEFFDGDLDTFFDTYLRTLLTWQLTLWLRYGIVHEAHPQNVLVVVDRHEGAPRVRLLLRDLDSCLIDPELAGPALGEYMPSGLTDHRLISKDPVDLAAMFVTTTLHQCVASVLISTATALDRPVRPLLDRVRPVLRELAEMHRNARDTALLTSGIILAERLPVKRTLTAATLLPKSRTGAADVNKFYGADAPTYL; from the coding sequence GTGAGGTCCGGTCGTCGCCCGGCCCCCGCGCCGGTGCCCGGGTGGGAACGAGACCTGGTGCTGCGCCTGGGCACGGCTCTCCTGCGGGAAGATGTCGCGGCTCTTCGTACGCGGGGGCAGCTCCTGCCGGCGGCGGGGGCGAAGGTGGCCGGGCGGCGGCAGGAGCTGCGATCGTCGATCGGCTGGACTCCCCGGGTCGAGGCCCGGGAGCGGAACACCGATCTGTGGCTGGCTCTGAACGGCCTGCGGATGCCGGTGCGGGTGGGCTCTCCGTCGCGCGGTGACCTGGTCAGTGACCTGGTGATGCGGGAATCCCGGGTGATCCGGGTGAGTCCGACCGCGCGTACCGAGGCGACCCGGCTGAGCGCGGTGGTGCACGTACTGGAGTCCGAGCTGCTCGACGGCGTGGCCCCGGCGCTGGAGGCCGAGTACCGCACCGGGTTCCGGGCCTTGCTGGCCGAGGCCCGGGCCGCAGCCGCGGCGGCGCAGGTACGGCGTCAGTACCGGCCCGAGGTGATGGGACGGCTGCGCGTGGCCTGGACCGGACTCGCCGGTGAGAACAATGTGATGGCGGTGCCGGCTGAGGACCCCCCGGTCGAGGACAGCGGGACCGTGGACGCGGCCACCGCCCGGGCCTGGGAGATCACCGAGACCCTGGCCGCTCACCGAGACCATCCGATCTACCCGCTCTCGGTGGCCCGCGTCGGCCTGCGCCGGGCCGACCTGCGGCGCTGGGCCCCCGAGCACGCGCCGCGTTTCGGTCTGCGCTGGGTCTGCGTACCGCGGGAGCACGTCCGGTCTTCCGGCGAACTACCCGGCTGGTGGCCGGGTTCGACCGATGTCGCCTTCCCCGTGCACCCGGCTATGTCGAAAGAATTACTGGCCGAGATGCTGCCGGTGCCCTGGCAGCCGCTTGCGGCCCCCAGACTGCAGGCGCGCCCGACCCTTTCCATGCGCACGGTGGTGCCGGAAGCCGATCGGTCGGTGCATCTCAAGGTGCCCATGCCGATGCGCACCCTGGGCCGGCTGAACCTGCGCCTGGTCAGCCACGCCTCGCTGGCCGACGGGGCCGTGCTGACCCGGAGCCTGCGCGGTCTGCTGGAGAGGGACGAGCAGTTCCGCGACACCGTGCTGACGGCGGACGAGACCACCTGGCTGCACGCGGACAACCACCTCGCCGTGCTCGTGCGCCGCTGGCCGGTCATGGCCGAGGCCCGGGTGCTGCCGGTGGCGGCACTGACGGCCCGGGGATGGGACGGGCGCCTGCTCGGTGATCTTCTGGCCGACGAGTTCTTCGACGGAGACCTGGACACCTTCTTCGACACCTATCTGCGGACCCTGCTGACCTGGCAGCTCACGCTCTGGTTGCGCTACGGCATCGTGCACGAGGCCCACCCGCAGAACGTGCTCGTGGTCGTGGACCGGCACGAGGGCGCCCCGCGGGTGCGGCTGTTGCTGCGTGACCTGGACAGCTGCCTCATCGATCCGGAACTGGCCGGGCCCGCCCTGGGCGAGTACATGCCGTCGGGTCTCACCGACCACCGCCTGATCTCGAAAGACCCGGTGGATCTGGCCGCCATGTTCGTCACCACGACCCTCCACCAGTGCGTGGCCTCCGTCCTGATCTCGACGGCGACGGCCCTGGACCGACCGGTGCGACCGCTGCTGGACCGCGTGCGCCCGGTGCTGCGCGAGCTCGCCGAGATGCACCGGAATGCACGTGACACCGCACTTCTGACCTCGGGAATCATCCTCGCGGAGAGACTTCCGGTGAAACGGACTCTGACCGCCGCCACCCTGCTGCCGAAATCTCGTACCGGAGCTGCCGACGTGAACAAGTTCTACGGCGCCGACGCGCCCACCTACCTGTGA